In Armatimonadota bacterium, one genomic interval encodes:
- a CDS encoding PAS domain-containing protein, giving the protein MREHRAARPTRTERSIGREEVIVSKTDTKGLITYANTVFCRIAGYSLDELIGAPHNVIRHPDMPRCVFKFLWNRISEGHEVFAYVKNMARNGDYYWVLAHVTPTYGPKGDIIGYHSNRRYPEPASVATVEPVYAKLRSLEQDAEPRVGLERSLQAFGAFLESQGVTYDEFIFSVIR; this is encoded by the coding sequence ATGCGGGAGCACCGCGCGGCCCGGCCGACGCGGACGGAGAGGTCGATCGGGCGAGAAGAGGTCATCGTCAGCAAGACCGATACGAAGGGCTTGATCACGTACGCGAACACGGTCTTCTGCCGGATCGCCGGGTACTCGCTCGATGAACTGATCGGTGCGCCCCACAACGTGATCCGCCATCCGGACATGCCGCGCTGCGTGTTCAAGTTCCTCTGGAACCGGATCAGCGAAGGGCACGAAGTCTTCGCCTATGTGAAGAACATGGCCCGCAACGGCGACTATTATTGGGTGCTCGCCCATGTCACGCCGACTTACGGGCCCAAGGGCGACATCATCGGTTACCACTCGAACAGGCGGTATCCGGAGCCGGCGTCGGTCGCGACCGTCGAACCCGTTTACGCGAAGCTCCGCAGTCTGGAGCAAGACGCCGAACCCAGGGTCGGGCTCGAGCGGTCGCTGCAGGCTTTCGGCGCGTTCCTCGAATCCCAGGGGGTCACCTACGATGAGTTCATCTTCTCCGTCATCCGCTGA
- a CDS encoding GNAT family N-acetyltransferase, translating into MDVPATILESERLVYRRHVPEDLGAYCSMMADPEFRRMSGGLPLTREQAEESFGHVMQGEHDDPGPMRLWATVSKADDTYIGRCGLYRPEPGGSSVETTGVLAYCIARPYWDQGFATEAARAFVRYGFDVLGLDRIVAGTSPTNKASNTILRRLGMVRNAGSGPAFDTVLVNPALGL; encoded by the coding sequence GTGGACGTTCCGGCGACGATCCTAGAGTCTGAAAGACTCGTGTACAGAAGGCACGTCCCTGAGGATCTCGGCGCCTACTGCTCGATGATGGCGGATCCCGAGTTCCGACGCATGAGCGGCGGATTGCCGTTGACCCGCGAACAGGCAGAAGAATCGTTCGGGCACGTCATGCAGGGGGAACATGACGATCCCGGTCCCATGAGGCTCTGGGCGACCGTATCGAAAGCGGACGACACGTACATCGGGAGGTGCGGCCTTTATCGTCCGGAGCCAGGAGGCTCCAGCGTCGAAACAACGGGCGTCCTCGCCTACTGTATCGCTCGACCCTATTGGGACCAGGGCTTCGCGACCGAAGCGGCCCGTGCGTTCGTCCGCTACGGGTTCGACGTACTCGGACTCGACCGGATCGTCGCCGGAACGAGCCCCACGAACAAAGCGTCGAACACGATCCTTCGACGCCTTGGCATGGTCCGGAACGCTGGATCGGGGCCGGCCTTCGACACTGTCCTCGTCAACCCGGCTCTCGGACTCTAG
- a CDS encoding glycoside hydrolase family 32 protein — protein MLLVALVVQALGRAADLPLSVFDTGTYGNWSQSGDAFRLGPASGPKLVELEIRNNRDRAVASSELEGDRPTGTLTSPEFQIARRHIAFRIGGGDMAGQTCINLIVKGRVVRTAAGHRSDVLAPTDWDVKEFRGAKARIEIVDRATGDWGHVNIDHLVQTDRPEMSDFDRPLYQEPLRPLVHVTARYWKERRLNPVEHQEGWINDLNGLIYYDGEYHLFAQRWATCWLHFVSKDLVHWEELEPAFFEESLGSGVQSGTCVIDENNTSGLGKDGHVPMIAFWSRFDNKSQCFSYSLDHGRSWKPGPKNPFLLKAERDPKVFWYGPGGHWVMVMYGEGSYHVLNSSNLTDWTDTGHPIPDSFECPDMFELPVEGEPGTKKWIVVQGNGHYSVGTFDGKRFVQEGERQVCDIGPNFYATQTWANTETGDGRRIQAAWMRGSVFPNMPFSQQVSFPCRLTLHRTSEGFRLHREPIKELSLLHGRSKSAGPVTLEPGRPHKLAAKGEAFRLVLDVSLDRGARLEFDVRGQKVTVSDDGVTNGTAEGRVARPVRHLELLIDRGSIELFVNHGELSSTRYALFDGEGITVSVLGGRANVKSAQVTALKAIWR, from the coding sequence ATGCTGCTCGTCGCCCTCGTCGTCCAGGCCCTTGGGAGGGCGGCGGACTTGCCCTTGTCGGTCTTCGACACCGGAACGTACGGGAACTGGTCCCAGTCCGGAGACGCGTTCCGTCTCGGACCGGCCTCTGGGCCCAAGCTCGTCGAGCTCGAAATCCGGAACAATCGAGACAGGGCGGTGGCCTCGAGCGAGTTGGAAGGAGACCGGCCCACGGGAACCTTGACGTCACCCGAGTTTCAGATCGCAAGGCGCCATATCGCTTTCCGGATCGGCGGTGGCGACATGGCCGGTCAGACCTGCATCAACCTGATCGTCAAGGGTCGTGTCGTACGGACAGCGGCCGGGCACAGGAGCGACGTCCTGGCCCCGACCGACTGGGACGTCAAGGAGTTTCGCGGCGCCAAAGCTCGGATCGAAATCGTCGATCGGGCTACAGGAGACTGGGGCCATGTCAACATCGATCACTTGGTCCAGACCGACCGACCTGAAATGAGCGACTTCGACCGACCGCTTTATCAAGAACCGCTCCGGCCGTTGGTCCACGTGACGGCCCGCTACTGGAAAGAGCGGCGCCTCAACCCTGTGGAACACCAGGAAGGGTGGATCAACGACCTGAACGGCCTGATCTATTACGACGGCGAGTACCACCTCTTCGCCCAGCGTTGGGCGACGTGCTGGCTCCACTTCGTCAGTAAGGACCTGGTCCATTGGGAGGAGCTGGAGCCCGCCTTCTTTGAAGAGTCCTTGGGAAGCGGCGTCCAGTCCGGGACGTGCGTGATCGACGAAAACAACACGTCGGGACTTGGAAAGGACGGACACGTCCCGATGATCGCGTTCTGGTCACGGTTCGACAACAAGAGCCAGTGCTTCAGCTACAGCCTCGACCACGGCCGCTCGTGGAAGCCTGGCCCCAAGAACCCGTTCCTCCTCAAAGCGGAGCGCGATCCCAAGGTGTTCTGGTACGGCCCGGGCGGACATTGGGTCATGGTCATGTACGGGGAGGGCAGTTACCATGTCCTGAACTCCTCGAACCTTACCGATTGGACCGACACGGGTCATCCGATTCCGGACAGTTTCGAGTGCCCCGACATGTTCGAACTGCCGGTCGAAGGCGAACCCGGAACAAAGAAGTGGATCGTCGTCCAGGGGAACGGGCACTATTCGGTCGGTACGTTCGACGGAAAACGGTTCGTCCAAGAAGGAGAGCGACAAGTCTGCGACATCGGCCCGAACTTCTATGCCACGCAAACGTGGGCGAATACGGAGACGGGCGACGGGAGGCGGATCCAAGCCGCCTGGATGCGCGGATCGGTCTTTCCCAACATGCCGTTCAGTCAACAGGTGTCGTTCCCTTGCCGTTTGACGTTGCACCGGACGTCCGAAGGCTTCCGCCTCCACCGAGAGCCGATCAAGGAGCTGTCCTTGCTCCATGGCCGATCGAAGTCGGCGGGGCCGGTCACCTTGGAACCCGGTCGTCCCCATAAGCTCGCGGCCAAGGGAGAAGCATTCCGGCTCGTCCTTGACGTTTCCCTCGACAGAGGCGCCCGATTGGAGTTCGACGTGCGGGGCCAAAAGGTGACCGTCTCCGATGACGGCGTGACGAACGGGACGGCAGAAGGGCGCGTCGCCCGACCGGTCCGGCACCTTGAGCTGCTGATCGACCGTGGATCGATCGAGCTGTTCGTCAACCATGGCGAGCTCTCGTCGACCCGGTACGCGCTTTTCGACGGCGAGGGGATCACTGTGAGCGTTCTCGGTGGACGGGCGAACGTGAAGTCGGCACAAGTGACGGCGCTCAAAGCCATCTGGCGATAG
- a CDS encoding PAS domain S-box protein: MTTDRTTPELSPREQQLLRYASEGLTDTAIAYKLGISEATVATYWGRVRMKLGPFSRTELVAVMLKAEREAAVEELRRENEHLVKALQAKFDASELPFYNELLEQAPDAMLVVSAEGRIEYMNSAARDLFGYGKDELTGHDLVELVPRRFRAAHGEHRVSYLQNPQRRPMGQHLETPAMHKDGSEFPIRASLSAMNTSRGTVVICIVRPVESPPG, encoded by the coding sequence ATGACCACAGACCGAACGACACCCGAACTCTCTCCACGCGAACAGCAGCTCTTGCGTTACGCTTCGGAGGGATTGACCGATACGGCCATCGCTTATAAACTGGGGATCAGCGAGGCCACCGTGGCGACGTATTGGGGCCGTGTCCGGATGAAGCTCGGTCCTTTCAGTAGGACCGAACTGGTCGCGGTCATGCTCAAGGCCGAACGCGAAGCGGCGGTCGAAGAACTCCGCCGGGAGAACGAACACCTGGTGAAGGCCCTGCAGGCCAAATTCGACGCATCCGAATTGCCGTTCTATAACGAGCTGTTGGAACAAGCGCCGGACGCGATGCTCGTCGTATCGGCCGAGGGCAGGATCGAATACATGAACTCTGCGGCCCGAGACCTCTTCGGCTATGGAAAGGACGAGCTGACTGGGCACGATCTCGTGGAACTGGTGCCCCGGCGGTTCCGTGCCGCGCACGGTGAGCACCGCGTCTCGTACCTCCAAAACCCGCAACGCCGACCGATGGGTCAGCACTTGGAGACGCCTGCGATGCACAAGGACGGAAGCGAGTTTCCGATCCGGGCCTCGCTGTCCGCAATGAACACGAGCCGTGGAACGGTCGTGATCTGCATCGTGCGTCCGGTCGAAAGCCCGCCGGGCTAA
- a CDS encoding DUF1801 domain-containing protein has product MNTEDQIRAYLESLTAPKQLEMERLHARFQEASPGCRLWFTDGRDAQGKVVANPNIGYGQCTIRYADGSTKEFYRIGLSANTGGISVYVLGLDDKGFLAKTFADRIGKAAVTGYCIKFKRLADIDTDVLLEAVKVGFGADGHDEGRSRSGAAV; this is encoded by the coding sequence ATGAACACTGAAGACCAGATCCGGGCTTACCTGGAATCGCTGACCGCACCGAAACAGCTTGAAATGGAACGGCTTCACGCCCGATTTCAAGAAGCGAGCCCAGGCTGCAGGCTATGGTTCACGGACGGTCGAGACGCCCAAGGCAAGGTGGTCGCCAATCCGAACATCGGTTACGGGCAGTGCACGATCCGGTACGCCGACGGCTCGACCAAGGAGTTCTATCGGATCGGCCTCAGTGCGAACACGGGCGGCATTTCGGTCTACGTGCTCGGACTGGACGACAAGGGTTTCCTGGCGAAGACCTTCGCGGACCGGATCGGTAAGGCCGCAGTGACGGGTTACTGCATCAAGTTCAAGCGCCTAGCGGACATCGACACCGACGTCCTCTTGGAAGCCGTCAAAGTCGGGTTCGGCGCCGACGGACATGACGAGGGCCGATCTCGATCGGGCGCGGCGGTCTAG
- a CDS encoding TfoX/Sxy family protein, whose product MPFNPALADRIRAVVPSLALLEGEKLGETKMFGGLCFTLNGKMLVGIERDRLVVRISDEDYSREFQAGRVAPMDFTGRPLRNFAYLVEGTFDKASDVLFWAETSASFVRKHMLAKTPKKRSTSKST is encoded by the coding sequence ATGCCGTTCAACCCCGCGCTCGCAGACCGGATACGCGCGGTCGTGCCGTCGCTCGCTCTCCTAGAAGGGGAGAAGCTCGGAGAGACGAAAATGTTCGGCGGCCTGTGCTTCACCCTCAACGGCAAGATGCTCGTCGGCATTGAAAGAGACAGGCTCGTCGTCCGAATAAGCGACGAGGACTATTCCCGCGAATTCCAGGCCGGTCGGGTCGCACCGATGGACTTTACGGGCCGACCTTTGAGGAATTTCGCCTACCTGGTCGAGGGGACGTTCGATAAGGCGTCGGACGTCTTGTTCTGGGCCGAAACGAGCGCCAGCTTTGTCCGAAAGCACATGCTGGCCAAAACTCCGAAAAAGCGGTCCACGTCGAAATCGACCTGA